One genomic window of Bartonella sp. HY038 includes the following:
- a CDS encoding RluA family pseudouridine synthase, with translation MQKLFTEAETASKRLDQWLATALAADFSRSRLQSLIQEGAVSVDGKVVLEPKFKLNGVHEITLILPEPVDPEPQGENIPLDILYEDDDLIVLNKPQGLVVHPGNGNWQGTMVNALVYHCGDSLSGIGGVKRPGIVHRLDKDTSGVMVVAKNDFAHKHLSAQFADHGRTGALERVYSAIVWDVPARNTGTVDTYLGRSPRDRTRQAVVNESRSDARHAITHFNVIEKFGAREDAGASASLIECRLETGRTHQIRVHMAHIGHPLLGDNDYGASVKTKANRLDDDVKAVVQAFPRQALHAGQLAFEHPQTGEVMHFEAPMPQDMLELVEALRKIEVAAAAPKKWQVI, from the coding sequence ATGCAAAAACTTTTTACCGAAGCTGAAACAGCGAGCAAAAGATTAGACCAATGGCTCGCCACCGCATTAGCTGCAGATTTTTCTAGAAGCCGTCTGCAAAGTCTTATTCAAGAAGGGGCTGTTTCTGTTGATGGCAAGGTGGTTTTAGAGCCCAAGTTTAAATTAAATGGCGTTCATGAAATTACCCTTATTTTACCAGAGCCTGTTGATCCAGAACCACAAGGGGAAAATATCCCCCTCGATATTCTTTATGAAGATGATGATCTGATTGTACTCAACAAACCACAAGGATTGGTTGTTCATCCTGGCAATGGTAATTGGCAAGGCACTATGGTGAATGCTCTTGTTTATCATTGTGGCGATAGTCTTTCGGGCATTGGCGGCGTTAAGCGGCCGGGTATTGTCCATCGTCTCGATAAGGATACAAGTGGTGTTATGGTGGTTGCCAAGAATGATTTTGCCCATAAGCATCTAAGCGCACAATTTGCTGATCATGGTCGCACAGGTGCTTTAGAGCGGGTTTATAGTGCTATTGTTTGGGATGTACCAGCTCGTAATACTGGCACAGTAGACACCTATCTTGGGCGTTCACCCCGTGATAGAACCCGCCAAGCCGTGGTAAATGAAAGCCGCAGTGACGCACGTCATGCCATAACCCATTTTAATGTAATTGAAAAATTTGGTGCACGCGAAGATGCTGGCGCATCGGCAAGCCTTATTGAATGCCGCCTAGAAACCGGACGAACCCACCAAATTCGTGTTCATATGGCGCATATTGGACATCCACTGCTTGGTGACAATGATTATGGTGCGTCGGTTAAAACTAAAGCCAATCGTTTAGATGACGATGTAAAGGCGGTTGTACAAGCCTTTCCTCGCCAAGCCCTTCATGCTGGCCAATTGGCTTTTGAACATCCGCAAACTGGCGAGGTTATGCATTTTGAAGCACCAATGCCACAAGATATGCTTGAATTAGTAGAGGCATTACGCAAAATTGAAGTTGCAGCAGCTGCGCCGAAAAAATGGCAGGTAATTTAA